The genomic window CACCCCGCCGCCCCCCGCCGTGCCGTCCTGGGCGGGCGTAGGCTCGGACCCGGGTACGAATCGGCACAACGCTAAAGGAATCTCTGATGGAGCTCGGTCTCGTCGGCCTCGGCAAGATGGGCGGCAACATGCGCGAGCGCATCCGCCGCGCAGGCCACACCGTCATCGGTTACGACCGCAACGCGGACATCGCCGATGTCCACAGCCTCGAAGAGCTTGTGGGCAAGCTCAAGGGCCCGCGCGTCGTGTGGGTCATGGTCCCGGCGGGTGCCGCGACCCAGTCCACCGTCGACGAGCTGGCCGAGCTGCTCTCCCCGGGTGACGTCGTCGTGGACGGTGGGAACTCCCGCTGGACCGACGACGAGAAGCACGCCGTCGAGCTCGGCATCAAGGGCATCGGCTTCGTCGACTGCGGTGTCTCCGGCGGCGTCTGGGGCCTGGAGAACGGCTACGCCCTGATGTACGGCGGCGACGCGGCCCACGTCGAGAAGGTCCAGCCGATCTTCGACGCGCTCAAGCCGGAGGGCCAGTTCGGCTCCGTCCACGCGGGCAAGGTCGGCGCCGGCCACTTCGCCAAGATGGTCCACAACGGCATCGAGTACGCCATGATGCAGGCGTACGCCGAGGGCTGGGAGCTCCTGGAGAAGGTCGACTCCGTCACGGACGTGCGCGAGGTCTTCCGCTCCTGGCAGGAGGGCACGGTCATCCGTTCCTGGCTGCTCGACCTGGCGGTCAACGCGCTGGACGACGACGAGCACCTGGACCAGCTGCGCGGCTTCGCCGCCGACTCGGGCGAGGGCCGGTGGACGGTCGAGGCCGCCATCGACAACGCGGTGCCGCTGCCCGCGATCACCGCTTCGCTGTTCGCGCGCTTCGCCTCGCGGCAGGACGACTCCCCGCAGATGAAGATGATCGCCGCGCTGCGCAACCAGTTCGGCGGGCACGCGGTCGAGAACAAGAAGTAGCCGCTGAAGTAAGCGGCAGGCGGTACAGCAGCACACGGAAGAGAAGTCGGAAAGGTCGGCGACCATGCACGTCACGCATCTCTCGCTGGCCGATTTCCGCTCGTACGCCCGGGTCGAGGTCCCTCTTGATCCGGGCGTCACCGTGTTCGTGGGGGCCAACGGCCAGGGCAAGACCAACCTGGTCGAGGCGGTCGGCTATCTCGCCACGCTGGGCAGCCACCGGGTGTCCTCGGACGCCCCCCTGGTCCGGATGGGCGCGGAGCGTGCCGTCGTGCGCGCCGCGGTCACCCAGGGCGAGCGCTCCCAGCTGGTCGAGCTGGAGCTCAATCCGGGCCGCGCCAATCGTGCGCGCATCAACAGGTCGTCGCAGGTCAGACCGCGTGACGTTCTGGGGATCGTGCGCACGGTGCTGTTCGCCCCGGAGGATCTTGCTCTGGTGAAGGGCGATCCCGGTGAGCGGCGCCGCTTTCTGGACGAGCTGATCACCGCGCGTTCCCCGCGCATGGCCGGCGTCCGCTCCGACTACGAGCGGGTGCTGAAGCAGCGGAACACCCTGCTGAAGTCCGCCGCCATGGCCCGAAGGCACGGCGGCCGGTCGATGGACATGTCCACGCTGGACGTGTGGGACCAGCATCTGGCACAGGTGGGGGCCGAACTCCTCGCACAGCGGCTTGATCTGATCGCCACCCTGCAGCCGCTGGCGGACAAGGCGTACGCGGACGTGGCTCCCGGCGGCGGTCCCGTGTCGCTGGAGTACCGGAGCTCGATCGGTGCGGATGTGGAGCCGGCGCGTACCCGCGAGGAGCTGTACGAGCAGGTGACGGCCGCGCTGGCGCACGCGCGGAAGCAGGAGATCGAACGCGGCGTGACGCTGGTCGGTCCGCACCGGGACGACCTGGTGCTGGGCCTCCGCGGAATGCCGGCGAAGGGGTACGCGAGCCACGGAGAGTCGTGGTCGTACGCGCTGGCGTTGCGGCTGGCCTCTTACGATCTGCTGCGCACCGAGGGAAACGAGCCGGTGCTCGTGCTCGACGACGTCTTCGCCGAGCTGGACGCGCGCCGCCGCGAACGGCTGGCCGAGCTGGTCGCGCAGGGCGAGCAGGTGCTGGTGACGGCGGCGGTGGACGACGACGTCCCCGGTGTGCTGGCGGGAGCGCGGTACGCGGTGTCGGCGGGTGCGGTGGAGCGGCTGTGAACAGACCGGACGAGGCGGGCGGCGCCCCCACACCGGGCCCCGCGAAGCAGCCCGAGGTGTCGGGCGTCGACCTGGCGCGGGTGGCCCTGCGCGCGGCGAAGGAGCAGGCGCGCGCGCGGGGCGCCGCCGCGCAGCAGAAGAAACAGGCCAGGCGTGGTGGCGGGCTGCGGTCGGGAGCGCGCTCCGACGGGCGTGATCCGCTCGCTCTGGGCTCGGCGATCAACCGGCT from Streptomyces sp. NBC_01341 includes these protein-coding regions:
- the gnd gene encoding phosphogluconate dehydrogenase (NAD(+)-dependent, decarboxylating), whose translation is MELGLVGLGKMGGNMRERIRRAGHTVIGYDRNADIADVHSLEELVGKLKGPRVVWVMVPAGAATQSTVDELAELLSPGDVVVDGGNSRWTDDEKHAVELGIKGIGFVDCGVSGGVWGLENGYALMYGGDAAHVEKVQPIFDALKPEGQFGSVHAGKVGAGHFAKMVHNGIEYAMMQAYAEGWELLEKVDSVTDVREVFRSWQEGTVIRSWLLDLAVNALDDDEHLDQLRGFAADSGEGRWTVEAAIDNAVPLPAITASLFARFASRQDDSPQMKMIAALRNQFGGHAVENKK
- the recF gene encoding DNA replication/repair protein RecF (All proteins in this family for which functions are known are DNA-binding proteins that assist the filamentation of RecA onto DNA for the initiation of recombination or recombinational repair.), producing the protein MHVTHLSLADFRSYARVEVPLDPGVTVFVGANGQGKTNLVEAVGYLATLGSHRVSSDAPLVRMGAERAVVRAAVTQGERSQLVELELNPGRANRARINRSSQVRPRDVLGIVRTVLFAPEDLALVKGDPGERRRFLDELITARSPRMAGVRSDYERVLKQRNTLLKSAAMARRHGGRSMDMSTLDVWDQHLAQVGAELLAQRLDLIATLQPLADKAYADVAPGGGPVSLEYRSSIGADVEPARTREELYEQVTAALAHARKQEIERGVTLVGPHRDDLVLGLRGMPAKGYASHGESWSYALALRLASYDLLRTEGNEPVLVLDDVFAELDARRRERLAELVAQGEQVLVTAAVDDDVPGVLAGARYAVSAGAVERL